A single genomic interval of Anopheles marshallii chromosome 2, idAnoMarsDA_429_01, whole genome shotgun sequence harbors:
- the LOC128718476 gene encoding DNA-directed RNA polymerase I subunit RPA1: MTIVNLDPTNLEFSVFTTEDIRKISVMKVTQARSFDDMGNATIGGLYDPALGPCGFGEICTTCARDINMCEGHFGHIELDLIVYNPFFQRTVVNILSISCMSCARLQMTDGVKSLLELQLRLADAGYIVEAEEIDVYKTKLQANVNEPIPEAVTYYEDLLRKEPYNKLGDTKLSSTIRAAIVSCSLTRESKKCKHCLKSLQNVTTTDKKIMMRWTQSDKKAFYTNKGIDDPTDQQIKGSATVVLAHDSLQFLRKLYANDGSLLKLLFPVLCKKKDDPTDIFFMEVVPVTPTKTRPVRRTNQTSGRIMMLEHAQTVQLRNILLANSTVRAVLIAGEGNIPPNMSETVFNQMKSVCQYSKGDTLQEKIYNAWLQLQTNVDQLLDVEKLTVGSKQAITFGLKQLIEKKSGLIRMNMMGKRVNHAARTVITPDPYIGIEEIGIPTRFAKKLSYPVPVTPWNVTELRRLVLNGPDVYPGANMIEDANGRVSKISATNVTQRESIAKTLLTPHETGGNLAAADSIKIVHRHLQNGDVMLLNRQPTLHRPSIMAHRAKILGGEKIFRLHYSNCKSYNADFDGDEMNAHLPQNEVARAEACGLVAVPYHYLVPKDGTPLGGLIQDHIVSAVKLFIRGKFFNREDYQQLVFQALSNKKGNIELLPPSILKPVHLWSGKQIISTIIKNSTPKGMPYINMIGKSKLTSKHWRVLPARDWQYGGTPLEENELSESEVFIRQGELLCGILDKNHFGATPYGLIHCMYELYGGVCSTTLLSSLSRLFTYYLQWEGFTLGVRDILVRAKADRKRTKIIRECRKHAGHEAAAAALELPPTVSREVLAKRMQEAYAKNPKFRSILDRKYKTALDTYTNQINNACLPEGLISKFPENNLQLMVQSGAKGSTVNTMQISCLLGQIELEGKRPPLMLSGRSLPSFAEFETSPKSGGFIDGRFMTGIQPQDFFFHCMAGREGLIDTAVKTSRSGYLQRCLVKHLEGLSVHYDMTVRDSDGSVIQFMYGEDGMDIGKTQFIANEKQTRFLDMNRDAIVRPDVLKRLKTVNDEDPLNEALKKHVKKLKRWNKQNGDSNPTVQKCRSSPFALFSAENAEAVRAELANADQVKKSGRTKLTAKLLKQWKKLDPAAKREYAKRTAHCPDPVAAVFTPDAHFGVLSEKLDALMRKYKRTQNPIHNIEELLQVKGGESLAAPGEPVGVLAAQSIGEPSTQMTLNTFHFAGRGEMNVTLGIPRLREILMYGSSNIKTPTMEIPFLPHRKPERLKAVAEKLRKSLNRVTVADVLENINVKSKLAVNPMRVMIYTIRFNFLPPDAYDQDYCVTPATIIRHMSRKFFRAMFSAIKKAEKVKNDLIEIEADAGKSRKGKYDKNVEDEALDAKEPSKHDKQDKGVYSDSDSDSDDGSPGADADASEAKIKGKKTDDHGYDDEKDENSSNSGTSDEEEEGDETKDGNSSVNQQDMDQSTSRASQGVDEALIEDYEKEQEKMEQELEQMGSSNGNVNELEEATYLKQLDDKQVNMYQIDRVNYRWCQVVLHMPLKLKEIDFIKLFREVADKSVIWEVPQIKRAITYMQNDQLYLKTEGTNMSAMTAHAKVLDLNRLYTNDINAMARRYGIEAAARVAVKEIQNVFGVYGITVDPRHLLLVVDYMTAGGKFQAMNRGAMDYSASPLQQISFESSLKYLKDALTKGKNDPLESPSSRLIVGQPCKVGTGAFTLYSSALQDYIDTKKA; this comes from the exons ATGACGATCGTTAACCTCGATCCAACGAATTTAGAGTTTTCCGTGTTCACGACGGAAGATATACGAAAAATCAGCGTGATGAAGGTGACACAGGCACGCTCGTTCGATGACATGGGCAACGCGACCATTGGGGGGCTTTATGATCCCGCCCTAGGCCCATGCGGGTTTGGCGAAATCTGTACCACTTGTGCTCGCGATATTAACATGTGCGAAGGACACTTTGGCCACATCGAACTCGACCTGATCGTGTACAATCCGTTCTTCCAACGTACGGTAGTCAACATACTCAGCATCAGTTGCATGTCGTGTGCACGCTTGCAGATGACTGATGGAGTAAAATCGTTACTTGAGCTACAGCTACGTCTAGCCGATGCGGGCTACATCGTCGAAGCGGAAGAGATCGACGTGTACAAGACGAAACTGCAAGCCAACGTGAATGAACCAATCCCGGAGGCGGTAACTTACTACGAGGATTTATTGCGAAAGGAACCTTACAACAAGCTGGGCGATACGAAGCTGTCCAGCACCATCCGGGCGGCAATAGTGAGCTGCTCACTTACACGGGAatcaaaaaaatgcaaacactgCCTCAAGTCCTTGCAAAACGTAACAACAACGGACAAAAAGATTATGATGCGATGGACGCAGTCGGACAAAAAAGCGTTCTA TACGAACAAGGGAATCGATGATCCCACCGATCAGCAAATAAAAGGATCCGCTACAGTTGTGCTTGCGCACGATAGTCTGCAGTTTCTGCGGAAGTTGTACGCGAATGATGGTTCACTACTAAAGCTACTGTTTCCGGTGCTGTGCAAGAAAAAAGACGATCCAACCGATATTTTCTTCATGGAAGTTGTACCCGTGACTCCGACGAAAACGCGCCCCGTTCGACGTACGAATCAAACTTCCGGACGTATCATGATGTTGGAACACGCGCAAACAGTGCAGCTGCGAAACATTCTGCTTGCGAACTCTACCGTGCGTGCCGTGCTGATTGCTGGCGAAGGAAATATTCCACCGAACATGTCGGAAACGGTGTTCAATCAAATGAAATCCGTTTGCCAGTACTCCAAGGGCGATACGTTGCAGGAGAAAATTTACAACGCCTGGCTGCAGCTGCAGACGAATGTCGACCAGCTGCTGGATGTGGAGAAACTTACTGTCGGAAGCAAGCAGGCAATTACGTTCGGTTTGAAGCAGCTGATTGAGAAGAAGAGCGGGCTAATACGCATGAACATGATGGGCAAGCGGGTGAACCATGCGGCCCGTACTGTAATCACACCCGATCCGTACATCGGTATAGAGGAGATCGGCATACCGACCCGTTTCGCGAAGAAGCTTAGCTATCCCGTTCCCGTCACACCCTGGAACGTGACCGAGCTGCGCCGCTTGGTATTGAATGGGCCGGACGTTTACCCGGGCGCAAACATGATCGAAGATGCAAACGGTCGGGTAAGCAAAATATCGGCCACCAACGTGACGCAGCGGGAATCGATCGCCAAAACGCTGCTTACACCGCATGAAACTGGTGGCAATTTGGCAGCAGCCGATTCGATCAAAATCGTCCATCGGCATCTGCAGAACGGGGACGTGATGTTACTCAACCGGCAGCCTACACTGCATCGACCGAGTATAATGGCGCACCGGGCAAAGATCCTCGGTGGGGAGAAAATTTTCCGCCTGCACTACTCGAACTGCAAATCGTACAATGCCGATTTCGATGGTGACGAAATGAACGCCCATTTACCCCAGAATGAGGTGGCACGGGCTGAAGCGTGCGGTCTAGTGGCTGTACCGTATCATTATCTCGTCCCAAAGGACGGTACACCACTGGGCGGTTTGATTCAGGATCACATCGTGTCGGCTGTGAAGCTTTTTATTCGCGGCAAATTTTTCAATCG TGAGGATTATCAGCAGCTGGTGTTTCAAGCGCTAAGCAACAAGAAAGGAAATATCGAACTGCTGCCCCCATCGATCCTGAAACCGGTGCATCTGTGGTCCGGAAAGCAAATCATTTCAACCATCATCAAGAACAGTACACCGAAGGGAATGCCCTACATCAATATGATTGGAAAATCGAAGCTTACCAGCAAG cATTGGCGAGTACTGCCCGCACGTGACTGGCAGTACGGCGGTACACCGCTCGAGGAAAACGAACTCTCCGAATCGGAAGTGTTCATCCGGCAGGGTGAACTGCTGTGCGGTATACTTGACAAAAATCATTTTGGCGCTACACCGTACGGTTTAATTCACTGCATGTACGAACTGTATGGTGGCGTTTGTTCCACCACGCTGCTTTCATCGCTGTCACGACTCTTCACTTACTACCTTCAGTGGGAGGGATTCACTCTCGGTGTGCGGGACATTTTGGTGCGTGCGAAGGCGGATAGAAAGCGTACGAAAATTATACGCGAATGTCGCAAACACGCAGGACACGAAGCGGCCGCCGCTGCGCTCGAGCTACCGCCAACCGTTTCGCGCGAAGTGCTTGCCAAACGCATGCAGGAAGCGTACGCGAAgaatccaaaatttcgttcCATACTCGATCGCAAGTACAAAACAGCGCTCGATACGTACACAAATCAGATTAATAA TGCGTGCCTTCCGGAAGGTTTGATCAGCAAGTTTCCGGAGAACAATCTGCAGCTTATGGTACAGTCCGGTGCAAAGGGTTCGACCGTTAACACGATGCAAATCTCCTGCCTGCTCGGACAGATCGAGCTGGAAGGAAAGCGTCCACCGCTTATGCTGTCGGGGCGTTCTTTGCCGAGCTTTGCTGAGTTTGAAACCTCGCCCAAGTCGGGTGGATTTATCGATGGGCGCTTTATGACCGGCATACAGCCGCaggattttttcttccactgtaTGGCAGGTCGCGAAGGTTTGATCGATACGGCCGTCAAGACTAGCCGTTCGGGTTATTTGCAGCGCTGTTTGGTGAAGCATCTGGAGGGACTTTCGGTGCACTACGATATGACGGTCCGGGATAGCGATGGAAGTGTGATACAGTTCATGTACGGTGAGGACGGTATGGATATTGGCAAAACGCAGTTCATCGcgaatgaaaagcaaacccGCTTTCTCGACATGAATCGTGACGCGATCGTCCGGCCCGATGTGCTGAAACGCTTGAAAACGGTAAACGATGAGGATCCGCTTAACGAGGCGTTAAAAAAGCACGTTAAGAAATTGAAACGCTGGAACAAACAGAACGGTGACAGCAATCCGACGGTGCAGAAATGTCGCTCTTCCCCTTTTGCGCTATTTTCAGCCGAAAACGCGGAAGCAGTCCGGGCCGAACTAGCGAATGCGGATCAGGTGAAAAAATCTGGCCGCACAAAGCTGACGGCAAAGTTGCTGAAACAGTGGAAAAAGCTCGATCCGGCAGCAAAGCGTGAGTACGCGAAACGAACGGCCCATTGTCCCGATCCCGTGGCGGCTGTGTTTACTCCCGATGCACACTTTGGTGTGCTGTCAGAAAAGCTCGACGCTTTGATGCGTAAGTACAAGCGCACGCAAAACCCGATCCACAACATCGAGGAGTTACTGCAGGTAAAGGGAGGCGAATCGTTGGCTGCCCCAGGCGAACCGGTCGGTGTGTTGGCGGCTCAGTCGATCGGTGAACCGTCGACACAGATGACACTGAATACGTTCCACTTTGCCGGTCGCGGTGAAATGAACGTAACGCTCGGTATTCCGCGTTTGCGTGAAATTCTAATGTACGGATCGTCAAACATTAAGACACCGACGATGGAAATACCGTTTCTACCGCACCGCAAGCCGGAACGGTTGAAAGCGGTTGCGGAAAAGCTGCGCAAATCACTGAATCGCGTTACGGTGGCCGATGTGCTGGAGA ATATTAATGTCAAGTCGAAATTGGCAGTAAATCCTATGCGCGTTATGATTTATACGATTCGTTTTAACTTCCTTCCGCCGGACGCGTACGATCAGGACTATTGCGTTACACCGGCGACAATCATACGTCATATGTCGCGTAAATTCTTCCGCGCGATGTTTAGCGCGATTAAAAAAGCGGAAAAAGTGAAGAATGATTT AATCGAAATTGAGGCTGATGCAGGCAAGTCCCGCAAaggaaaatatgataaaaatgtGGAGGACGAAGCACTAGATGCGAAAGAACCATCCAAACATGATAAGCAAGATAAAGGTGTTTACTCTGACAGTGACAGCGACTCGGATGATGGTTCACCTGGTGCGGATGCCGACGCATCGGAGGCGAAAATTAAGGGCAAAAAAACCGACGACCATGGTTACGATGATGAAAAGGATGAGAACAGCTCCAATTCCGGTACCAGtgacgaggaggaggaaggcGACGAAACAAAGGATGGGAATTCGTCAGTCAACCAACAAGACATGGATCAGTCTACGTCAAGAGCATCGCAAGGGGTTGACGAAGCGCTCATTGAAGATTATGAGAAGGAGCAggagaaaatggaacaagAGCTGGAACAGATGGGATCCAGCAACGGAAATGTCAATGAGCTGGAAGAGGCAACGTATTTGAAGCAGCTGGACGATAAACAAGTTAACATGTACCAGATCGATCGCGTTAATTATCGCTGGTGTCAGGTCGTACTGCATATGCCCTTAAAGCTAAAGGAAATCGATTTCATTAAGCTGTTTCGCGAGGTGGCCGACAAATCCGTCATATGGGAGGTACCGCAAATCAAGCGTGCCATCACGTACATGCAGAACGATCAGCTGTACTTGAAAACCGAAGGCACAAACATGTCCGCAATGACGGCACACGCCAAGGTGCTAGATCTGAATCGGCTCTACACCAACGACATTAACGCGATGGCAAGGCGGTACGGCATTGAAGCAGCTGCGCGCGTGGCAGTGAAGGAAATACAGAACGTGTTCGGCGTGTACGGTATTACGGTCGATCCCCGGcatttgctgctggtggtcgATTATATGACTGCGGGCGGTAAGTTCCAGGCAATGAACCGTGGGGCGATGGATTATTCCGCCTCGCCGTTGCAACAAATTTCGTTTGAATCGTCACTCAAATACCTCAAGGATGCGTTGACGAAGGGAAAGAATGATCCTTTGGAATCGCCCTCTTCAAGGTTGATCGTGGGCCAACCGTGTAAGGTTGGTACGGGTGCATTTACGTTGTATTCGTCCGCACTGCAGGATTATATCGACACGAAAAAGGCTTAA